The DNA window attacttttgaactgaAGTCATTAAGCAGTATAGGGGCAAAGACGATTGTTTGTAAAGTCAAATCCTATACTTCTTATCCCAACTTAAAATGTAAAGTCTAAATTATACCgcataatttttaaataattgacACGTATGAGTTGCTCTGAATGGTAGGGAATTATTACATCTCTATTATAACAATATATAAGTGTCAGTGATGAATCATAACTTATTTAGAACAGTATACATTGTTCGAAGGATTATAGTTACAATTGTAACCTTTTTACCCCTCTCCCTCATTTGACCATGAAAAGGTTCTTGATTCCTTTCTTAAATCTTTGCTTTTCCATTTAGAGCCTCTCTGATGAACTTTAAATAAAATGGGGTAAGTAAAAAAGAAACTATTTGGGTAGATTCAATTTATAAATCAGGCGCTTCAAGTAATTGTACTATTTGTAGCGTTATTTGTACcttctaaaaataatataaacatCAACCATGTTAGTTTATAGCCTGCCAAAGTATTTCCCActaaacaaaaaacaaaaccagttaaaaaaaaaagactggtttttttttttgagcgaTTAGGAACTGTAACCAAGATTAGCCAAAAGAGAAGTTCAAATTATGTGGTGTACATCATTTTTAACTTTAACGTTATGTGCAAGgcatacaaaaaaaattattctaaatttatattatatttaaAGTGATTTATGCAGCAAATTACTCGAGTAGCCAATGAACTTTTTGAATAGTAATATTACCCATCAAACTATTAAAACTATAAATTTTGAACCATTTCGTTTGACTTCACCGTAACTTTACCAAATCTAATTATTAATAGTATGTCTCATAAAGCATGTGAATCCTTAAATTTGGCAGAATTAATGGTAGAATAAGACAGAATAACccaaaatttacaattttttagTTTAGTGGATAAAACATACTATTAATAATTGAGCGGATAAAACTTGATCATTCAAAAAATTTAATGGCTATCCAAGTAATTTGCTAGTGATTTAGGTGACTGAACAAAAGAACATGTATTTTATTCAAACCAATAAAATTATCTGAGAACAGTTTAATTGACAACCGTTTCATATCCCATTGCTGTTTTGCGAGTTTCAACGCCGAACCCTGGGCCCGGCTATTATACCGTTATGATTTCAAATAACGACTTCACGCAGTAAAGCATGCTGCCATTAGAATTTAAGAGAAACATGCTGATGGGACCTACGTCAACTATTGAATCACACGGTCTACGAGGCCCACCAGAATATGGGCCCAAAGCGCCTGAGTCGCCGAAGTAATAATGGCCCTCAGATGAAGTTTTGGTGTACATCcccaggaaaaaaaaacagccCATGTTAACTCTGCATATCCGGGCATCTTTTAAAAGCCaagtttgaattcttgaaacttgacaaaaataTGCGTATGATGTTCAGGTGGAAGTCTCAGATTGATTGAAACCTTAAAATAAGATAAAGGATAAAGAAATGGACAGACAAAAGTGGACAAATGTGGCAATAATGCCAACAACCTTGGGTTTGAACTAATGTCTTTGCAACCATATTTGTTAAACATTAGATCCAATGGACctttccagaaaaaaaaaaaaagatccaaTGGAAATTCcttcaaaatatttattttagctCCTGACAATAATTATTTGTTCTTTTTTAAAacagaataaaagaaattcaaagGGGAGTTGTTGAAGggaaatttaaaattcaaattaataTATGAATGTATATGTGGAGAGTTCTACAATATCTTTTGGATACGATACTAATAAGTATTAATTCACCGTTGAATgtgtgaaaagaaaaagagatataaacttttagatgttttaaaaatttaaattattgaataaTGTGATAAGAGTTTATTGAATTTATAATCAGGGTATGATATCCAAAAGGGACGGTAGAATTTTCCTATCTTTTGTATCTTTATAACTActacattttataaaatttaacctaatctatatatttttttgaaacgacagcccttttttttatatagtttaagTGGGAGTGTTCGAATCCGaaacctctcacttacactaTTTTCTCTCGAATTACCTAACACATCCCTCCCTGAGCCTTAACATTTGTTTGTGCACAAAACCTAAAGAATTAAGACTAGCATATCACCTTTTATAAGATTTATTACATAATTAGAATATTGTGAACCTTGAGTATAATTTGAACTTGGCAAGTTTGTAAATGTACATTCCTTAGGGGTGTTCAAACGCTCAAACTGAAGACTAATTTATCGTCATTTATAAGGTTTATTACACAAGTAGAAAAACATTAATGGAATGACGATAAAAAACAGAACTGGAATGTCGATAAAGTACAAAAGACAAATGCTGTCTccttaaaaaagaaattttcagaGGGATAATTTAGATTTAACCTAATCATCTAGACTTTTGAAAATGATGTTGTACCATAAGCTATCTCAGATATCATCAATAACGTTAACCATACAAGGTCCTTATCAAAACCTCACCTACGAGAAATTTTTCTCCTCTGTTGCAAATGGACAATTCAAAAGCCAAAGAGCATAAAGATGGTGCTATGTTGAGTCAACATTTCTTTTTCTGTAATTTGGTTGGCTACGTAAAGTTATTGTAATATTGTGTTtagataggagattatttggaataataacgtaacactttttgtaatgtgacatatataaaataaaaaaattgttgaCAATTGTGTTTATAATAAAGTTGAATAATATGAAAAATGCTACAGTCTCTTTTGGATATGATATCCATGATTTTAATCCACATATATCTTACCATATCATTTTGTGATTTAAacttttgaaataatttaaggGTCGATAGCTCTTATTCTGTATTTAatagtaaatttaatttcatCGGTACCGTATCAAAAGGGATTGTAGAAGTCCCtgaaaaatattaattttttgccTGACTTGGCTTCTTTGCAATTTTGTTTGGCCCATTAATtttgaaaaccaaaaaaaaaatgtttgaaaaattttaaatgaaaGGACATTGGAGATTGTCATTGAAAATTGCAAAAAGGCCTTGATGCATATTGCCCCCCTTTACAGTCAACTTTGaatctttctttgttttctggGACTATATAAAATAACAAAAGCAGGTAAAAGTTAATTAAATGATTGCTGCATGCAAGATTCAGTCAAACTAATAAACTGAAAAGGCATTCGCTAATTACTAAAAAGGCCAAAAGAGAGATGGCATTTTCGTGGATCTTACTCACTTTCGGGGATAAATCCACCACTAAAATACTAAAACATGGATTTGAAATCCTctgattttttctttattttttcgaTTATACTAATAATATTATGGGTTGTCTAACAATGCCTATTGGACACTCGTTAAGATATATTTCACGCGTCatattttttaacaatttaagattaattaaataaaataaaaaatataatataggaaaaataaaattaaataaaaaagtatataaataaaagaaatgataaTAATTGTTAATATGTGTAAATATATAGTAGGTTAGATGAATTATAGGAGTGTCTAATGAGCACTCGTTAGAAAAACCTTAATATTATATCAAATCTTGTAAGAATTGTATAAATATGAGACAAAATCAGACAAAATTCAACTGAACTTATACGCTCTTGATTTAGGATCCGAGACCTCTGCGGTTGAGTTCTGTCCAATTCAATCTAATTAATAAAATGTTCTGTTTGATATAATTTTTATAACATTTTGTATAAACTTATACAATTTTGATGTGATTGTAAAATTTATAAGCTCATACAAAATTATACTAAAACTgtataaatttataatttacaccAAATATTTTAAGAATTAAAACAACCAGACAGGGTATTGACTAAATGATCCTCCTTGGGTCCTGCTTGCTCAGTTGCTTGTCTTTGTCAAAGGAATCAAACAAGGTCCAAATTCTTGAGCTTCCCTCCTCGTTTCCTCCACAATTCTCGCTCACCAATTTCTCGGGACTGAGTTTACTGTCTCTCAAACATAATCGTAGTTTACTAAACTAATCTCATTAAAATAAGAACCGATCTCACTTCCCCATCTTCCATTATCTGCCTTTCTCTCTCTGCGCAAACTCTTTCTGTTTCTGTAGAACAAGTAAAAAATGGCTGTAAGTACTCGATTTTTCTGCAGTTATGCACTTGTTTCAACGTTTGGAAGATTTCCCAGTTTAGTTTTGAAGTACAACTGTAGAATTATACATGCCCAGATAAAGAAGATTGAGTAATAGCAATGTGGTTCTTGATGTTTTATAGTACAGCTCTACAATATGTTTGATGAAAGCCCCTGAAAGATGCTAATCTTCTGGCTTGATTCTTTTGCAAGCGATTGATTGAATCATAAAGATGGAAACCTTTGTTTTCTGTTTATGAGTAGGTGTTCTTGTCTAGATCcattaaacatttttttttggtgtgggGGGTAAAGAGATCCTGTTTTGGATTAATCATATGCAGATTTTGGTATTGGGAAGAAGTTGgtttttgacttttttcttttggattgaTTATGTTTTCAACGGCTGGATTTGTTAATTTACCAAGATACTGGGTTTTGATTCAATTAGCATGTAAAGGGTCACCAATTTATCAGTTTGTTTACTGAGTTTGAAAATGCAGGCGTCTGTACAATGTAGGCCACAAGATAGAAGTCTTGGGATGGTGATGAAGGAGATAGAGGGGGATCTTGCTACGTTCCTTGAGATGCGGAAGCGGGAAAAGGAGAGGAATGGTCTTCTTCTCATTGAGAATAATGATGGATTTGATCATTCAGCAGGTTAACTGATCTTTGGTTTTTATGTCCTTTTAGCTCAATTTACCTTTTTATTCCATGGACATCACGTTGGCAGCTTATtatttgtattattattattattactattattattttataagtaTCCTGTTTGTTGATTTTCGTGTTGATGTAATATCTGGAGTTGTTATTAAGAATTAGTAGTCTTTGAATCTGCACTGATGGATTGGTTTTTTCGTGGGTGCAGCATCAAATCCTGATAATTCAGTCGTATCAGATGCAATTTTCATAGAGACTACACAAACAACTCCTGCTGATAATTTTTTCGCTGCTGTGAGCGATAAAAGTGATTATGATTGGTACTTTGATTCAACTGACGTGATGCCCTGAATTTAGAGCATCTTATTTTGATTTATGTGTATGACTGAGCTTTGTCAATTCCAAATGACAGAGGGTTAAGAATAATTTTATAGGATAATTTGTTTGATTAAGTTTCACGTTCTTGCTGTACAACATAGTTTGAGAGGGGAAAATCATCTTACCTGAATCTATAATTAGCGTAGGTAAAGATGTTTCCCAGTTGTCTGGGTATTCTGTAACATTAATGATGTTAGGTTGTAGTGATATTTAGGCGTTCTCATGTATGCTGGGGAAAACTTTTCACCTCAATTGACAAAAAATGTCTGCTGGAAAATTAAATGTTTTAGTCTACCAGACTGCACCCTGCACTGCTGCTTTTCAAACTTTCACATTTTCATTCATTGCTTGACAAGAACTGCTCTACTCATAGCAAGTGGGAAGTTTTATACTTTTCTGTCCATGTATTAAATCTGCCAATATATATCTAACTTTCCTCCATGAGGTTCTTCTCCTGACTGTATGTATCATAATTATAATTATCATACTCATCATTCATGATCCTTACATTCTTTTCCGGCTGAACATGGTTTATTCTGTCCACTGCTGTTGCATTATACTGCTCCCCATTGGAAGTGTTGTATTCCCTAGAATTACAAACTAAAtgctttccttttcttaatTTATATGACAAGTAACAATTAATAGCCAATAGTGTCTAGAAATAATAAAAGCATCTAGAAATAATAATCACCAAGTATAGGACTATGGATTTATTTCTAAGgttctttatcttgattataAGCTTTCAAAACTTTTGTGGACAAGTGAATTTTGCAACCTTTGTACTTCACAATCAAGGGAAAATTGGATATGATGTTTTCCGAGTTGTTGAGAAAGATAACTTCAGATTGGTCTGATATGACACTAAAGAAATAGGAAAATATTCGAAGAAATATATCTTGTTTCTCTGTTTCTTTTACCAGCTGAACATGGTTTATTCTGTCCACTGCTGTTGCATTCTACTGGCCCCCCCCCCCAATTTGAAGATGTTGTATTCTGTAGGAACTATGAACTAAATGCTTTCCTTTTTTGGATTTATATGGAAAGTGACAAATAATAGCCAGTAGCTTTTAGAAATAATAATCACCAAGTATAGGACTACAGATTCATTTCTAAGGTTCTAAATCTTGAATTTGGGCTTTCAAAGCTCTTGTGGATGAGTGAGTTTCGCAACCTTCGGACTTCACAATAAAGGGAAATTTGGATATgatattttccaagtcttgagaAGGATAAGTTCAGATTGATTTGATATGATGCACTAAAGAAAACAGGAAAATGGTTGAAGAAATATATCTTGCTTCTCTCTTTTGTTTATTTCCTCCATCTGAATTTACCAATCTCTTCCCCAGGCTTGTTGCATCACCTGATACTCCTTCCTTACCTTTGCCGGAGCTGGAGGTACAAAATGCTGACAGTCAGACTTCAATTACAGAGGCTCTAAGTACCGCTGAAATATTCAAGGCAAGCATGTCTAACCTCCATTTCCCCCCAcctcccccaaaaaaaatttttttttaagcttttattttttccattttcattagTGTTTCCTTTATTAGTTGCTTTTTAATATGTTCCTATGGTTGGCTTTGAGTTTGACTTGCAAAACCAAGTTTCAATATTATAGATTTCTTGATCCCTGCAGCCAGAAAACCTACCTGATGAACCTTCTTCAGCAAACACCACATCTGCTCAACTGATTACATCAACTAGTAAACACTCCTCTGCTTCAAGAAATAAAAGGTCTTCATTATCAGAGGGGCAAAAACCAACTGCTTCTAGATCTGCAACTCCAACTAGGAAGTCAGGCTTACTTTCAGCATCAAAACCCTCGAGATCATCCACACCCACTTCAAGAGGCGTTGCTGCTTCTGCAAAGCCTGTGGTTCCTATAGTGAGATCCTCAACTCCTACAAGAGCTACTGCTCGCTCTTCCACACCAACTTTGAGCTTAAGATCTGCGTCTAAGTCAGAATCGAGGTCTGCAAGACCTACGTGTAAAGCTTCAACTCCATCAAGTGCAACTAGTATGTCTGCTGCTGGTCGGTCTTCTTCAGTGACAAAGACAGTTCCAACAACGGTAAAAAGTTCAGAAACATCATGTGGTACTACTCCTCCAGTCAAGTCTCGGCCTAAGAAGACAGCTGAGAAGGCTGTTTTTTCATCTAATGCCCCTCCAAATTTGAGAATGGCAGTGCCTAAAAGGCCTTCTTCCGCATCCAGAGGAAGACTGACTGCATCTAGTTGCCTATTGTCTTCGAGCGACTCTATCGCTGGGAGACCGAGACAGAAGTCATGTTCTCCTTCACGTGGGCGAGTCAATGATGGTGCTTTTAACCATGAAATCACTATATTTTCTAAGAGTCGAGGATACTCCAACTGTAATGACAGTGTGAATCCAGTTTTGATTGGTACCAAGATGGTTGAAAGAGTAGTGAACATGCGGAAGCTAGCTCCTCCTAAACATAATAACTATGAATCCCAGGATAACTCCTCAGGGAAGTCTTCTTTGTCCATTGACAACTCAGGCTTCGGAAGGTCACTGTCAAAAAAGTCATTAGACATGGCTATACGGCATATGGTAAGTCCTGTAGACTGCAATTTGCACATCTTGTTTTGCATTATCTTAAAAGGTAGCCATTTGCAGATAGCTAGAGAATTACTACACCAATATGCATCTACAAAAAATACATATGGTGCTAAAGAATAGTTGTATGGAAGTGGTAtctttgaaataaaaatatctAAGGCTGAACAACTGCTGTCTAATCGACTGAAGAATGATAGGGAAAATGTTTGATGTCAACTTTCATGGATTTGAGGACTTTTATGAGCCCATAAGTCCTGCATATTGTGGCCTCACACAATTCCTTTTGGCAGGATATACGAGGCATATCCCGTAATCTAAAGACAATAGTAACAAGTCTTCCAGCTTCTAAATCTGGCTCAACAAAAAGCAGGACCACCAGTCTTTCAGACTCTCCTCTTGCCACATGCAGCACTGCTAGTTCCGAGCCCAGTGTTAACAATGTTGCCAATGTGTTGGATGGTAGTGATATTGATGTTAATGATATTGGCTGTGAAAGGGAGTCCTTGCCCCCTACCAGTTAGTGGAATTAGCAACCTGAGGCAGTTGAGGATGTGTTTACAGCTGCTCCAGACTCAGTATCTTCCCTCCATCATTTAGTGGGATTAGCAACCAGGTGCAGTTAAGGATGTATTTACTGGGTATTTCAACATTAGATCATTTATATTCAACCCTTCTTCAGGTGTTGGTGATTTTCCCTATAATATAGACTCCTTGGGATATTCCATGCGGATATATTTTTTTGGATCCTTTGCAACATCATGGGAAATTGTATACTATCTATAGCTCTAAATTTTGACTAGATGTATGAATAGTCTCTGTAATTATAATGGAGGTGCCGATGTTCAAATAGCTTCAGGTTCTGTTCTTTGATTCTAATTGTGCTCCTTGTCATATCCATGGCCTGGTACCTGATTTCATTGGGGCTCTTTTAACATGGATTGATCCTGTTGATTTCCAAATGCCAAGTATGCATTGCTTCTGATTCTTGTTAACATTATAACATACATCAATAGTTAGGTTAAATGCAGGAATACGATTGACATCACAAATGTGAACTACATTTTGTGATGACTAATGAGACGTAGCAATGCAGTTCAAATCGAAAATCTGAAAGTGATGCATCTAATCAGAATTTAAAATTCTCCCTTAAGTCTGGGAATCTGAACCTCAAGCACGTGCAATATGAAGGCAAAAAGAGATTGCGAGAGGTGAAATTGGACTTATATCAAATCTATTCTGCGTTTATGACTAGAAAATCATAGTCAAACTCATCTTCTGGATCGCCGGCAAAGATGCGTTACCTGTTGTTACTTTTGTAACGATGGGATGGTAGAAATATTCCTTCGTATCAGAAATCTTTTTACTTCACATCAGGGGGTTGAAGTGTACCTGTCTTCCTGGATGTTACAattatatgaatgcaaaagTGTCTCATCTCAAGGAAGAGTGAATGAAACTTGGGGCGCTTTAGCTGCAATCACCTTTTCATGGTGTCTGGGATTTTCATTAGTGTTTCTTGAGGAGTCTGGACTCAAAGGGTTGCTCTGATTGCAACAAGTGGCCAGAAATATAAGCCATAATAGTGGTATTAATCTGGCTGATGATCTCGGAAAATGTTTAGCCATTTCAATTGTGCATGGTTGTAAAAGAAGGATCCCTACAAGGCTATTATTGATAAATTATTACAACTCTTGCTAGTTGGAAAGGTAGAACTCTATCTTTCGTAGAGAGAACTACTTTGATTTAAAGTATTACAGCTGCAATTCCTAACTATACTCTGCAAACTTCTTACTTGCCTAGCTCTGTTTGTGATGAGATTCATGGGttgaacaaattttttttttggagattaGTTGATTCCAACTAAAAGGTTCACCTTGTGAGTTGGAATTCCAACAAAAATGTTTATTCAGCACTTGAACAACTTAAAGGATCCAACAAACCTTTAGAAGAATATTGTATAGGTGAACATTGTGACCAAGATAAAGACCCTTAAAAGTTGTTCGAGTGCTGAATAAAATTTGAGTATGGAATATGGATTACTTAGAATACTATGTTACtacctatgttttcagaaccagACCGGATATCGACTCggccgaggtcaggggtcaggggtcaatgggttcgaccgggggtcgataggggtcgaaccggatgacgtcataaataaaaattatttaaaaattaaattattgtatataaaatatccaataacatattgatattaataaggcatatttatatatatttgatgtttcaaatatatttaacaagaaaatacaaagaaattagaacaatcaagtaacaatttatattatttaataaacattaacaagtttagaattaaaattatggatttaattgaaaaataatatcaaattttaggacaatatttataaagtatgaaatatttgaggtatattaataagttttcacaatttagggggtcaaaacataatattaaaaaagtttGAACTTTTTTAACAAAATCTCCTGTTGGAccggtttttccggttctgtACCGGTCAAACCCAGTTTTTGACCGGAGTTGACCGGGTTTTAAATCTCCCGGTTCTGATGACCAACtcggaccggccggtccggtccgagtttgaaaacaCAGGTTACTACTACTGATGTTTGCCGATTGCAAATCTTCGGCTGATAAATTCGTTTGGGGTCCAAGAAGCTTAGGTAAGTCTCCTCAAAATCTGCCTATCAAAATGGTTTGCAAGGAAAAAAGCACACGCCAGGAATAGGAAATGGATTTGGAACTTGCAGCTAcaccaaaaagattaaaaaggCCTTCTTTGGACAATGAAGCATGGAAAATTTCTCACATACCATGTGAGAATGATAAGGAAACTTTTTCCTGATGCATCCTGTGAACGTTATAATCAAAgtaaagaaaattttgtggCACTTATTCTGTGGCTGCTCAAAGGCCAAAGACATATGGGGATTGGGAAATTTTGTTTGGCGGGTAATATGAAGTAAAACACGAATGGAAAACTCGGCTCCAGCTGGTTTTGGTGGAATATTTAGGGATGATCAAGGCAAATGGTTAGCTAGATTTCATGGGAAGATTGGATCAACCACGAGCTGAATTGCGGAACTATGGACTCAAAGCTGGTCTTCAAATTGCTCGGGATTAGAAGTTTCC is part of the Coffea eugenioides isolate CCC68of chromosome 6, Ceug_1.0, whole genome shotgun sequence genome and encodes:
- the LOC113775184 gene encoding zonadhesin-like, giving the protein MAASVQCRPQDRSLGMVMKEIEGDLATFLEMRKREKERNGLLLIENNDGFDHSAASNPDNSVVSDAIFIETTQTTPADNFFAAVSDKSDYDWLVASPDTPSLPLPELEVQNADSQTSITEALSTAEIFKPENLPDEPSSANTTSAQLITSTSKHSSASRNKRSSLSEGQKPTASRSATPTRKSGLLSASKPSRSSTPTSRGVAASAKPVVPIVRSSTPTRATARSSTPTLSLRSASKSESRSARPTCKASTPSSATSMSAAGRSSSVTKTVPTTVKSSETSCGTTPPVKSRPKKTAEKAVFSSNAPPNLRMAVPKRPSSASRGRLTASSCLLSSSDSIAGRPRQKSCSPSRGRVNDGAFNHEITIFSKSRGYSNCNDSVNPVLIGTKMVERVVNMRKLAPPKHNNYESQDNSSGKSSLSIDNSGFGRSLSKKSLDMAIRHMDIRGISRNLKTIVTSLPASKSGSTKSRTTSLSDSPLATCSTASSEPSVNNVANVLDGSDIDVNDIGCERESLPPTS